A genome region from Leifsonia sp. Root112D2 includes the following:
- a CDS encoding uroporphyrinogen-III synthase, with protein MTSRSQGPADKPLAGWRVLVPRGGPWGDTVAADLRAEGATPVVAPMINFAPTHDAPALEAALARLAAGDFDWLTVTSATTVDVISAWRASVPSTTRIAAVGETTAAALVAAGYKVDLVPSEDNSARGLLSEWEAATQGVVPLRVLTLRSEIAKPLLTEGLKRIGHEVSSVVAYRTVGVPAADAVVADVASGRVHAILVTSGSVAEQVQQQLGPVPEGTVVAAIGPRTAKDARAAGLRVDVIADERSAESLIDALVRAARGDASQ; from the coding sequence GTGACATCCAGATCGCAGGGCCCCGCTGACAAACCGTTGGCCGGATGGCGCGTGCTGGTGCCGCGCGGCGGACCGTGGGGCGACACGGTCGCCGCCGATCTGCGCGCCGAGGGGGCCACCCCGGTGGTGGCACCGATGATCAACTTCGCGCCGACGCACGATGCTCCCGCCCTCGAGGCGGCGCTCGCGCGACTCGCGGCGGGAGACTTCGACTGGCTCACGGTGACGAGCGCCACGACCGTTGACGTGATCTCCGCCTGGCGCGCGAGCGTGCCGTCGACGACCCGCATCGCGGCCGTCGGCGAGACCACGGCTGCGGCGCTCGTTGCCGCCGGATACAAGGTTGACCTGGTCCCCTCCGAAGACAATTCCGCACGAGGGCTGCTCTCCGAGTGGGAGGCCGCGACACAGGGTGTCGTGCCGTTGCGGGTGCTCACGTTGCGCTCCGAGATCGCCAAGCCGCTGCTCACCGAGGGGCTCAAGCGCATCGGTCACGAGGTGTCGTCGGTGGTGGCCTACCGCACCGTGGGAGTGCCGGCGGCGGATGCTGTGGTGGCGGACGTCGCATCCGGTCGCGTTCACGCGATCCTGGTCACCTCGGGCAGTGTCGCCGAACAGGTGCAGCAGCAGCTCGGACCGGTGCCCGAGGGCACGGTCGTGGCGGCGATTGGTCCGCGTACCGCGAAGGATGCCCGCGCCGCCGGTCTGCGCGTCGACGTGATCGCCGACGAGCGCTCGGCCGAGTCGCTCATCGACGCGCTCGTGCGGGCCGCGCGTGGTGACGCCTCGCAGTGA
- a CDS encoding MarR family winged helix-turn-helix transcriptional regulator — protein sequence MPGPPKPSRSTPDAMLDPRVIDPHEELVSYEGMDQAEISQIVRVLIAVREWREAEQRLRFESRTEMKLNETDMKALRFLVASKNLEENVTPGALAEHLSISTASTTKLLDRLETAGHIERAPHPTDRRALTISITQSTHDAVRDSVGKVHAKRFVAAARLSPDERETVIRFLAELSGMETTVSL from the coding sequence ATGCCCGGACCGCCGAAACCATCGCGTTCAACCCCAGATGCGATGCTGGACCCGCGGGTGATCGACCCACACGAGGAACTGGTCTCATACGAGGGAATGGATCAGGCGGAGATTTCCCAGATCGTGCGGGTTCTCATTGCCGTGAGGGAATGGCGAGAGGCGGAGCAGCGCCTTCGCTTCGAATCGCGCACCGAGATGAAGCTCAACGAAACTGATATGAAGGCATTGAGATTTCTCGTGGCATCGAAGAATCTCGAAGAGAATGTGACGCCGGGTGCCCTGGCCGAGCATCTCAGCATCTCCACGGCATCGACCACGAAACTGTTGGATCGGCTCGAAACTGCGGGACACATCGAACGCGCGCCACACCCTACGGATCGCCGCGCGCTGACGATTTCCATCACGCAGAGCACCCATGACGCGGTGCGCGATTCGGTCGGAAAGGTTCATGCGAAGCGATTCGTTGCCGCAGCACGGCTCAGCCCCGACGAGCGCGAAACAGTGATTCGCTTTCTCGCCGAGCTCAGCGGCATGGAGACGACCGTCAGCCTCTGA
- a CDS encoding pyrimidine dimer DNA glycosylase/endonuclease V, which yields MRLWSLHPRYFDRQALTACWREALLAQAVILGRTRGYTAHPQLRRFSEQEHPERAAAAYLAGIVDEADARGYHFDREKMVASTVGVALIAVTDGQVAYEWSHLRAKLERRSPEVALRWREIRQPEAHPLFSVVPGPVADWERIRG from the coding sequence GTGAGGCTCTGGTCGCTCCATCCGCGATATTTCGATCGGCAGGCACTGACCGCGTGCTGGCGTGAGGCTCTTCTCGCGCAGGCGGTGATTCTCGGGCGCACCCGGGGGTACACCGCGCATCCGCAGTTGCGTCGCTTCAGCGAGCAGGAGCATCCGGAGCGAGCAGCTGCGGCCTACCTTGCGGGCATCGTTGATGAGGCGGATGCCCGTGGCTATCATTTCGATCGCGAGAAGATGGTGGCCAGCACCGTCGGTGTGGCGTTGATCGCGGTGACCGACGGGCAGGTGGCCTACGAGTGGTCGCATCTGCGCGCGAAGCTCGAACGGCGCAGTCCTGAGGTTGCGCTCAGGTGGCGGGAGATTCGCCAGCCCGAGGCGCATCCGCTGTTCTCGGTGGTGCCTGGACCGGTGGCCGACTGGGAGCGAATCAGAGGCTGA
- the hemC gene encoding hydroxymethylbilane synthase, with the protein MTDIVRIGTRGSALAMAQTGVVAEAVAKASGLSVELVPITTHGDTSRESLSQLGGTGVFASALRESLLAGDCDLIVHSLKDLPTGEHPGLVIGAVPKRADARDTLVARDALTLETLPAGSKVGTGSPRRVAQLRAARPDIEVVDIRGNVDTRLARIAEGADDRLDAVILAAAGLGRLGRREVVTEFFELSQWPTAPGQGALAIEVRTEGVTGHGALAKALASVNHVTTHAMVLAERAVLAGLEAGCSAPVGATAQIDDGLFFLTATVYSADGTQKLTSSHAATPDGMAAAQLAEVAAEVAERVVAELLAAGAAQLAPVGGVAQ; encoded by the coding sequence ATGACCGACATCGTGCGCATCGGCACCCGCGGCAGCGCGCTCGCGATGGCCCAGACGGGCGTCGTGGCCGAGGCCGTGGCCAAGGCATCCGGCCTGAGTGTCGAGCTCGTGCCGATCACCACGCACGGTGACACCTCACGCGAGTCGCTGAGCCAGCTCGGTGGCACCGGCGTGTTCGCCAGTGCGCTGCGCGAGTCACTGCTCGCCGGTGACTGCGACCTCATCGTGCACTCCCTCAAGGATCTGCCCACGGGCGAGCACCCGGGTCTCGTCATCGGCGCCGTGCCCAAGCGGGCGGATGCGCGCGACACGCTCGTCGCCCGCGACGCCCTCACGCTCGAGACCCTGCCCGCGGGGTCAAAGGTGGGCACCGGCTCGCCTCGCCGTGTGGCGCAGCTGCGCGCAGCGCGCCCCGATATCGAGGTTGTCGACATTCGCGGCAACGTCGACACCCGACTGGCCCGCATCGCCGAGGGCGCCGACGATCGCCTCGACGCGGTGATTCTCGCCGCCGCTGGCCTCGGCCGACTGGGGCGACGCGAGGTCGTCACCGAATTCTTCGAGCTGTCGCAGTGGCCCACCGCACCCGGCCAGGGCGCGCTCGCCATCGAGGTGCGCACCGAAGGTGTGACCGGGCACGGGGCGCTCGCCAAGGCGCTCGCATCCGTCAACCACGTCACCACGCACGCGATGGTGCTGGCCGAGCGCGCCGTTCTTGCCGGTCTCGAGGCCGGATGCTCCGCCCCCGTCGGCGCGACCGCCCAGATCGACGATGGCCTGTTCTTTCTCACCGCGACGGTCTACAGCGCCGACGGAACGCAGAAGCTCACCTCCTCGCACGCGGCCACGCCCGACGGCATGGCCGCCGCTCAGCTCGCCGAGGTCGCGGCCGAGGTGGCCGAGCGCGTCGTGGCCGAGCTGCTGGCCGCGGGAGCCGCGCAACTTGCACCGGTGGGAGGTGTCGCGCAGTGA
- a CDS encoding phytoene/squalene synthase family protein gives MRSTSTCPDARESTNLGLYTRAAEKSSARVIREYSTSFTGASRLLDRADRPHIENIYALVRIADEVVDGAAQEAGLNATEQQALLDALEAETERAVAHGYSTNLVVHGFATTARASGIDSDLTAPFFRSMRRDLSPVAFTEAELREYIYGSAEVVGLMCLRVFLRDTDPDARQRAELENGARRLGSAFQKINFLRDLSTDWQELGRSYFPGVCQGDLTESHKRELVADIEADLAAAAVTIPLLPQPCRRAVRAAHDFFAELTHRIRRTPVDSLMRTRVRVPAATRVRLLARVVVTGSERTPA, from the coding sequence ATGAGATCCACATCGACGTGCCCGGACGCGCGAGAATCGACGAACCTGGGCCTCTACACGCGCGCGGCAGAGAAAAGCTCCGCGCGCGTCATTCGCGAGTACTCCACCTCGTTCACCGGGGCGAGCCGATTGCTGGATCGCGCAGACCGGCCCCATATCGAGAACATCTACGCTCTCGTGCGTATCGCCGACGAGGTCGTCGACGGTGCCGCGCAGGAGGCGGGACTGAATGCCACCGAGCAACAGGCGCTGCTGGACGCTCTCGAGGCTGAGACCGAACGCGCCGTGGCGCATGGATACAGCACGAACCTCGTGGTGCATGGCTTCGCCACGACGGCGCGGGCCAGCGGTATTGACTCCGATCTCACCGCACCGTTCTTTCGCTCCATGCGCCGTGATCTGAGCCCGGTGGCGTTCACTGAGGCCGAGCTGCGTGAGTACATCTATGGCTCGGCCGAGGTCGTCGGGTTGATGTGCCTCCGAGTCTTTCTGCGCGACACCGATCCGGATGCCCGGCAGCGCGCCGAGCTCGAGAACGGTGCGAGACGACTCGGCTCAGCATTCCAGAAGATCAATTTCCTCCGCGACCTTTCGACCGACTGGCAAGAGCTTGGCCGCAGCTACTTTCCCGGTGTCTGTCAGGGCGATCTCACCGAATCGCACAAGCGTGAACTGGTGGCCGACATCGAGGCCGATCTGGCTGCGGCCGCGGTGACGATCCCGCTGCTGCCGCAGCCGTGCAGGAGAGCCGTTCGGGCCGCACACGACTTCTTCGCCGAACTGACGCACCGCATTCGGCGCACCCCAGTCGATTCGCTGATGCGAACACGCGTGCGCGTCCCGGCGGCGACCAGGGTGCGTCTGCTGGCAAGGGTAGTCGTCACGGGTTCCGAAAGGACGCCAGCGTGA
- a CDS encoding lycopene cyclase domain-containing protein: MTYLWLSLVFLAVSLAVAALSILRLRRRRRDGSEDRARRTIAQWVVPFTLVGVVVMALTAVFDNVMIGIGLMSYAPQHLSRLSVGAAPIEDFAYPLAALIVLPALWSLLGASRKRSAA; this comes from the coding sequence ATGACCTACCTGTGGCTGAGTCTGGTGTTTCTCGCAGTGTCGCTCGCCGTGGCTGCGTTGTCGATTCTGCGGCTGAGGCGGCGCAGGCGCGATGGAAGCGAAGACCGCGCGCGCCGAACCATCGCCCAATGGGTCGTGCCATTCACTCTTGTCGGGGTCGTCGTTATGGCGCTCACCGCGGTCTTCGACAACGTCATGATAGGAATCGGGCTCATGTCGTACGCGCCGCAGCACCTTTCGAGACTCTCCGTCGGCGCCGCTCCGATCGAGGACTTCGCCTATCCCCTCGCGGCACTCATCGTGTTGCCTGCCCTTTGGAGCCTGTTGGGCGCAAGTCGAAAACGGTCGGCGGCATGA
- a CDS encoding ferrochelatase — protein MAAVNLGRTGRKSPAASAVPFAPGALVPGATAAARSGREHVQEPTRYDAILLAGFGGPEGQDDVIPFLRNVTRGRGIPDERLEEVAHHYRHYDGVSPINAQNRALRAALEERLTARGVNLPVYWGNRNWEPYMGDAVRAAYDDGHRRLLAIATSAYSSYSSCRQYREDFADALVDTGVGDEIQIDKVRQFFDHPGFVTPFSDGVREALNDLRVQLSDLDVAREVEVLFTTHSIPSTDAAASGPAERDLGPEGAYGAQHRAVAEAVMAAQTGARPEWQLVYQSRSGPPSMPWLEPDINDVIRTLPERGIRAVLIVPIGFVSDHMEVLWDLDNEAAETAREAGIVCVRVPTPGVQADYVDGLVDLTLERINGTAVTDRAAVTQLGPWYDVCRPGCCENTRLGFKPALAGIAP, from the coding sequence GTGGCTGCCGTCAATCTGGGCAGAACCGGTCGGAAATCGCCGGCCGCGAGCGCCGTGCCGTTCGCGCCGGGCGCGCTGGTGCCGGGTGCCACTGCGGCGGCCCGGTCGGGTCGCGAGCACGTTCAGGAGCCGACACGCTACGACGCGATCCTGCTGGCGGGCTTCGGCGGCCCGGAAGGCCAAGATGACGTCATCCCTTTCTTGCGCAACGTCACGCGCGGGCGCGGAATCCCTGATGAGCGGCTCGAAGAGGTGGCCCATCACTATCGTCACTACGACGGAGTCAGCCCCATCAATGCGCAAAACCGTGCATTGCGGGCAGCGCTTGAAGAGCGTTTGACCGCACGTGGCGTTAACCTGCCGGTGTATTGGGGCAATCGCAACTGGGAACCATACATGGGTGACGCCGTGCGTGCGGCTTACGATGACGGCCATCGGCGCCTTCTGGCGATCGCTACGAGCGCGTATTCGTCGTACTCAAGCTGCCGTCAGTATCGGGAAGACTTTGCCGATGCCCTCGTCGACACCGGCGTGGGCGACGAGATCCAGATTGACAAGGTGAGGCAATTTTTCGATCACCCTGGTTTTGTCACCCCATTCAGCGACGGTGTGCGCGAGGCGCTCAATGACCTGCGGGTGCAGCTGAGTGATCTCGATGTCGCCCGTGAGGTTGAGGTGCTCTTCACGACGCATTCCATCCCCTCGACGGATGCTGCCGCCTCGGGTCCTGCCGAGCGAGATCTGGGTCCCGAGGGCGCATATGGAGCGCAGCATCGCGCCGTGGCCGAAGCGGTTATGGCCGCTCAGACCGGTGCGCGCCCAGAGTGGCAATTGGTGTACCAGTCTCGTTCCGGGCCGCCAAGTATGCCGTGGCTTGAGCCAGACATCAACGACGTGATTCGCACATTGCCCGAGCGGGGCATCCGTGCGGTGCTGATCGTGCCCATTGGCTTTGTCAGCGATCACATGGAGGTGCTGTGGGATCTCGACAACGAGGCCGCCGAGACGGCACGGGAGGCGGGCATCGTCTGCGTGCGAGTGCCGACGCCCGGCGTGCAGGCAGATTATGTCGACGGACTCGTCGACCTGACGCTTGAGCGGATCAACGGCACTGCAGTCACCGACCGCGCGGCCGTGACGCAACTCGGTCCGTGGTACGACGTCTGCCGGCCCGGCTGCTGCGAGAACACGCGACTCGGCTTCAAGCCTGCGCTGGCGGGAATCGCGCCATGA
- the crtI gene encoding phytoene desaturase family protein, translated as MSSAGWRRRNRGAQQRSAVVIGGGIAGLAAAALLAREGLAVTVLEARGQLGGRVGNWESDGFRFDTGPSWYLMPEVFEHFYRLLGTSAAEQLELCRLDPGYRVFFENTKEPLDIVGDKDANLSAFERIEPGAGRAIARYLDSARDAYRIALRRFLYSTFASYSPLFVGEVLRRAGRLARLLLQPLDRLIAKQVRDPRLRQVLGYPAVFLGASPSMTPSMYHLMSHLDLEQGVFYPMGGFGEIIRSIAVLARTEGVSIETGAHVTAINTTQGTRPRVIGVSVTHPDGSVREVAAEIVVSAADLHHTETELLPPQLRSYPQSWWDSRVAGPGAVLLLLGVRGKLPQLAHHSLFFTEDWNENFARIFTAPTSVPDPASIYVCKPSETDPSVAPPEHENLFVLVPVPADPAIGFGGESGTGTQLVEAVADTVIEQIATWAGISDLAERIVVRRTIGPADFENDLNSWKGSALGPAHTLRQSAFLRGRNVSSKVGGLLYAGGTTVPGVGLPMCLISAELVIKRLRGDTSSTALPEPL; from the coding sequence GTGAGCTCCGCAGGCTGGAGACGGCGGAACCGCGGCGCGCAGCAGCGCAGCGCCGTTGTCATCGGCGGCGGAATCGCCGGGCTGGCCGCTGCCGCCCTGCTCGCCCGCGAGGGCCTGGCGGTGACAGTACTCGAAGCCCGAGGTCAGCTGGGCGGCAGGGTGGGAAACTGGGAGAGCGATGGCTTCCGCTTCGACACCGGCCCATCCTGGTACCTCATGCCCGAGGTGTTCGAGCACTTCTACAGGCTGCTGGGAACCAGCGCCGCCGAGCAACTCGAACTCTGTCGACTCGACCCTGGTTACCGTGTTTTCTTTGAGAACACGAAAGAACCGCTGGACATCGTGGGAGACAAGGACGCGAACCTGAGCGCGTTCGAGCGCATCGAGCCTGGAGCAGGCCGCGCCATCGCCCGGTACCTCGATTCCGCTCGCGATGCGTACCGGATTGCGCTGCGGCGCTTTCTCTACAGCACCTTCGCGTCATACAGCCCGCTCTTCGTCGGCGAGGTGCTTCGACGTGCAGGCAGGCTGGCGCGGCTGCTGCTTCAGCCTCTGGACAGGCTTATCGCCAAACAGGTACGCGACCCGCGGCTGCGCCAGGTGCTCGGCTATCCGGCGGTCTTCTTGGGCGCCTCCCCGTCGATGACGCCCAGCATGTACCACCTGATGAGTCATCTCGACCTGGAACAGGGTGTCTTCTATCCGATGGGCGGCTTCGGCGAGATCATCCGCAGCATCGCAGTATTGGCCCGAACCGAGGGCGTCAGCATCGAGACGGGGGCACACGTCACCGCGATCAATACGACGCAAGGCACGCGCCCGCGCGTCATCGGGGTGAGCGTCACCCACCCCGACGGCTCCGTGCGCGAGGTGGCCGCCGAAATTGTGGTCTCGGCTGCGGATCTGCATCACACGGAGACCGAGTTGTTGCCGCCGCAACTGCGCAGCTATCCGCAATCATGGTGGGATTCGCGGGTTGCCGGCCCAGGTGCGGTGCTTCTCCTTCTCGGGGTGCGTGGCAAGCTCCCTCAGCTTGCCCACCACAGCCTCTTCTTCACTGAGGACTGGAACGAGAACTTCGCGCGCATCTTCACCGCGCCGACGTCGGTTCCAGATCCGGCCTCCATCTATGTGTGCAAGCCCAGCGAGACCGATCCTTCGGTAGCCCCGCCCGAACACGAGAACCTCTTCGTACTGGTTCCGGTGCCGGCCGATCCAGCGATCGGCTTCGGCGGCGAGTCCGGCACGGGAACGCAACTCGTGGAGGCCGTGGCGGATACGGTGATCGAACAGATCGCCACCTGGGCGGGTATCTCTGATCTCGCCGAGCGCATCGTGGTTCGCCGAACCATCGGGCCGGCGGACTTCGAGAACGACCTCAATTCATGGAAGGGCAGCGCGCTCGGGCCCGCACACACCCTGCGCCAGAGCGCGTTTCTGCGTGGCAGGAACGTCTCATCGAAGGTTGGCGGTCTCCTGTACGCGGGCGGCACCACGGTTCCCGGCGTCGGTCTTCCGATGTGCCTGATCAGCGCGGAGCTGGTCATCAAGCGGCTGCGGGGCGACACGTCGAGCACAGCGCTGCCGGAGCCGCTATGA
- the idi gene encoding isopentenyl-diphosphate Delta-isomerase, giving the protein MIGSEQVVLLNEEGREIGTADKSSVHGRETPLHLAFSCYVFNAEGQVLIARRALLKKAWPGVWTNSFCGHPQPAETMLNAVRTRAAYELGMTLSEIELALPLFRYRATDAAGVVENEMCPVYLAVSASEPDPRPREVMETRWIEPLDLAESMRRTPWAFSPWMVLQAQLLPFLGGNAEATIEQRAGVPS; this is encoded by the coding sequence ATGATCGGCAGTGAACAGGTTGTGCTCCTCAATGAGGAGGGGAGGGAGATCGGCACGGCGGACAAATCCAGCGTTCACGGGCGGGAGACTCCTCTTCATCTTGCATTCTCGTGCTACGTGTTCAACGCGGAAGGGCAGGTTCTGATCGCCCGACGCGCGCTGCTCAAGAAGGCGTGGCCCGGGGTCTGGACCAACTCCTTCTGTGGCCATCCGCAGCCGGCCGAAACAATGCTGAATGCCGTGCGCACTCGTGCCGCGTATGAACTTGGCATGACTCTGAGTGAGATCGAGCTTGCGCTGCCCCTCTTTCGCTACCGTGCAACAGATGCGGCCGGTGTCGTGGAGAACGAGATGTGCCCGGTGTACCTTGCGGTCAGTGCGAGCGAGCCCGATCCGCGCCCACGCGAGGTCATGGAGACGCGCTGGATTGAGCCGCTTGATCTTGCCGAATCCATGCGCCGCACTCCCTGGGCCTTCAGCCCGTGGATGGTGTTGCAGGCGCAGCTCCTGCCGTTCCTCGGTGGAAATGCGGAGGCGACGATCGAGCAGCGGGCGGGGGTGCCGTCGTGA
- a CDS encoding lycopene cyclase domain-containing protein, producing MSMLYLLVLLGGLGCMVLLDRRFRLFFWRGALRATATLVLGVLFFLAWDLCGIGLGIFFRGETSFMTGILLAPQLPLEEVFFLTFLCYLVMVLLLGVERMRAAASERRP from the coding sequence ATGAGCATGCTCTATCTGCTTGTTCTGCTCGGGGGACTCGGCTGCATGGTGTTGCTCGACCGACGCTTTCGGCTCTTCTTTTGGCGCGGCGCTCTGCGAGCGACCGCCACGCTCGTTCTCGGCGTGCTCTTCTTTCTCGCCTGGGACCTGTGCGGCATCGGCCTGGGCATCTTCTTTCGCGGCGAGACCTCGTTCATGACGGGCATTCTGCTGGCGCCGCAACTGCCTCTGGAAGAGGTGTTCTTCCTGACGTTCCTTTGCTACCTCGTCATGGTTCTTCTCCTCGGCGTTGAGCGGATGCGTGCCGCAGCCAGCGAAAGGCGCCCATGA
- a CDS encoding polyprenyl synthetase family protein, protein MATATLPGTVEIDQITACIDAFFTERLAAASHLGVRYGQLWAAARDAAIGGKKHRPVLVLSTYRELSASQGESADASVVRVASALELLHTAFLLHDDVLDGDFMRRGHPNLAGLFATGAEGQGIDRERSAQWGQASAILAGDLLIHAAQRMIVDIEVPEARRFDLLDLLSESIFVTAAGELADVAFSLHVEHADLGQVLEMCEMKTANYSFSTPLKAGAILAGAAPETVRSLGEIGRLIGIAFQLRDDELGVFGSPEVTGKSVMTDLRCGKMTPLIAYARTTSQWNAISGLLGRAELTESDGVVLRGALEQCGARRFVEDMIDDYVRSAIERAESAHLPAELQRQLTEIARFAADRSA, encoded by the coding sequence ATGGCGACGGCGACCCTGCCGGGGACGGTGGAGATCGATCAGATAACGGCGTGTATCGATGCGTTCTTCACCGAGCGACTGGCGGCCGCGTCGCATCTCGGTGTGCGCTACGGTCAGCTCTGGGCCGCTGCCCGGGATGCGGCGATCGGTGGCAAGAAGCATCGCCCCGTTCTGGTGCTGAGCACCTATCGAGAGCTCTCCGCTTCGCAGGGGGAGTCGGCGGATGCGAGCGTGGTGCGTGTGGCGAGTGCTCTTGAACTTCTGCATACGGCCTTCCTCCTGCACGACGACGTGCTCGACGGGGACTTCATGCGGCGCGGGCATCCGAACCTCGCGGGACTATTTGCGACCGGTGCTGAAGGTCAGGGCATCGATCGTGAGCGAAGCGCCCAGTGGGGGCAAGCATCCGCGATTCTTGCGGGCGATCTTCTCATTCATGCTGCACAGCGAATGATCGTCGATATCGAGGTGCCGGAGGCACGACGCTTTGACCTACTTGACCTCCTGAGCGAGAGCATCTTTGTCACCGCGGCGGGCGAACTGGCCGACGTGGCGTTCAGTCTGCACGTCGAGCACGCAGACCTTGGCCAGGTGCTGGAGATGTGCGAGATGAAGACCGCCAATTACTCGTTCAGCACGCCGTTGAAAGCAGGGGCTATTCTCGCGGGAGCGGCGCCCGAGACGGTGCGTTCACTCGGTGAGATCGGGCGCCTCATCGGCATAGCCTTTCAATTGCGCGACGACGAGCTGGGTGTCTTCGGGTCGCCGGAGGTGACGGGTAAGAGTGTCATGACCGATCTGCGCTGCGGAAAAATGACCCCCCTCATCGCCTATGCGCGCACGACAAGCCAGTGGAACGCGATTTCCGGCTTGCTGGGTCGAGCGGAACTGACCGAGAGCGATGGGGTAGTTCTCCGCGGCGCACTTGAGCAGTGTGGGGCACGCCGATTCGTCGAGGACATGATCGACGACTATGTGCGCAGTGCCATTGAGCGTGCCGAAAGTGCACACCTTCCCGCCGAACTACAGCGGCAACTGACCGAGATCGCCCGGTTCGCCGCGGATCGTTCCGCGTGA